From the genome of Spinacia oleracea cultivar Varoflay chromosome 2, BTI_SOV_V1, whole genome shotgun sequence, one region includes:
- the LOC110803383 gene encoding uncharacterized protein, which produces MINRDLETNVTYGHPEVVHDVFYGKPYPINAQSEQPPWLKERVDITTERPSPPPKEALKQSTRKRMKLRRPKNDDASNKVPVENSAKQNECVAPNLDHTMPQENEEGANNADKVDEEYDTESDDGLETGGTYIPKPRVEPTQQKIYDKVLEHNKFENQMLVHDGVHIISRGMLYRSFKKNGEIDMEVMCAWCSLLNSQLADMNIFTTYVIKPTYWDDLFRLGIKEVKYVELVTAMANDIKSDIEKGVIVDEVQKFYKKNDRATRKYILGRLVCSDNNTIKVKEILDLLGIRKVHSL; this is translated from the exons aTGATCAATAGAGATTTAGAAACCAACGTAACTTATGGTCATCCAGAG GTTGTCCACGATGTTTTTTACGGAAAACCTTATCCAATTAATGCTCAATCAGAACAACCTCCGTGGTTGAAGGAAAGGGTGGATATCACGACAGAAAGACCATCCCCACCTCCAAAGGAAGCACTTAAGCAATCAACACGAAAGAGAATGAAGCTTAGGCGGCCAAAGAAT GATGATGCTTCTAACAAAGTGCCGGTTGAAAATAGTGCCAAGCAAAATGAGTGCGTTGCACCAAATCTTGATCACACAATGCCGCAAGAAAACGAAGAAGGTGCAAACAACGCTGATAAGGTAGATGAGGAGTACGATACAGAATCAGACGATGGCTTAGAAACCGGTGGGACTTACATTCCAAAACCTAGGGTTGAGCCTACACAACAGAAAATATATGATAAGGTCCTAGAACATAACAAATTTGAAAATCAGATGCTGGTTCATGATGGTGTGCACATTATAAGTAGAGGAATGTTATATCGTTCTTTTAAGAAGAACGGGGAGATAGACATGGAG GTGATGTGTGCATGGTGTTCGTTGTTGAATAGCCAGCTAGCTGATATGAATATTTTCACAACTTATGTCATTAAGCCAACGTATTGG GATGATTTGTTTAGATTAGGAATAAAGGAAGTTAAGTATGTTGAACTAGTCACCGCAATGGCAAACGACATTAAATCCGACATCGAGAAGGGCGTTATTGTGGATGAAGTTCAAAAG TTTTATAAGAAAAACGACAGGGCAACACGGAAGTACATTCTAGGTCGTCTGGTTTGCAGCGACAACAACACGATCAAGGTGAAGGAGATCCTTGATTTACTGGGAATCCGGAAAGTACACAGTTTATGA
- the LOC130467391 gene encoding uncharacterized protein, whose protein sequence is MNLEEMLSLETLAYLYAEDDDEEVWYYTCDVENEDGEEIENNPTAEIEDPNMNIINTKGTKPQLSNFLRKKMITKILRCGRKFKEPDLEKMKEIPQKQRTTIRKFATAFGVSPSTIYRWIKRGIIKPHSNSMKPRLTNAQKITRLHWVMSLSVPKTLTKKLRFQNLCNLVHIDEKWFYMSQVTQKYYLLDGEEDPYRCIQSKNHIPKMMFIGGIARPVLGGQGEILWDGKLGIFPFVEKRAAIRSSINREKGTIETKAIQKITRPVIREMLLTQMIPRIKAKWPSFLSKTIWIQQDNARPHVLVDDVQFLEVAQQDGFDIHLICQPAQSPDLNILDLGFFRAIQSIQYKAFPKNEDELIKGNNTYKSPHIGKAALDRKGLLPDTIDINDEIVKDIVDFLDEGVINASWTSED, encoded by the exons ATGAACTTGGAAGAGATGTTGTCGTTAGAAACTCTTGCCTACCTTTATGCAGAGGATGATGACGAAGAGGTATGGTACTACACCTGTGATGTAGAAAatgaagatggtgaagaaattGAAAACAACCCTACTGCAGAAATTGAAGACCCGAATATGAACATCATCAACACAAAAGGAACCAAGCCACAGTTATCTAATTTTCTGAGGAAAAAAATGATTACAAAAATTTTAAG ATGTGGTAGGAAGTTTAAAGAACCAGATTTAGAGAAGATGAAAGAAATTCCACAAAAACAAAGAACAACAATCAGAAAGTTTGCAACAGCTTTCGGAGTCAGTCCATCCACAATTTATAGGTGGATAAAGAGGGGCATTATCAAACCGCATTCAAATTCAATGAAGCCTAGACTGACAAATGCGCAGAAAATCACAAGGCTTCATTGGGTTATGAGTTTAAGTGTACCAAAGACACTAACAAAGAAGTTGAGGTTTCAGAATTTGTGCAACTTGGTTCACATAGATGAAAAATGGTTCTATATGAGCCAAGTCACACAAAAATACTACTTGCTTGACGGTGAAGAAGACCCTTACAGATgcattcaaagcaaaaaccaCATCCCAAAGATGATGTTTATAGGGGGTATTGCAAGACCTGTGTTAGGGGGACAAGGGGAGATACTTTGGGATGGAAAGCTTGGGATTTTCCCTTTTGTTGAAAAAAGAGCAGCAATCAGATCAAGTATTAACAGAGAAAAGGGAACCATTGAAACTAAAGCAATACAAAAAATTACTAGGCCAGTTATCAGAGAGATGTTACTCACACAAATGATCCCAAGAATCAAGGCAAAATGGCCTTCTTTCCTCTCAAAAACAATCTGGATCCAACAAGACAATGCAAGACCTCATGTTCTTGTTGACGATGTTCAGTTTTTAGAAGTTGCACAGCAAGATGGCTTCGATATCCATCTGATTTGTCAGCCAGCACAGTCACCAGATTTGAACATCCTAGACTTAGGGTTTTTTAGGGCTATTCAGTCAATCCAATACAAGGCATTTCCTAAAAATGAAGATGAATTGATCAA GGGAAACAACACTTACAAATCCCCTCACATTGGGAAGGCAGCGTTAGATAGGAAAGGTCTTTTACCGGATACTATTGACATTAATGATGAGATTGTGAAAGACATTGTGGACTTCTTGGATGAGGGGGTGATCAATGCATCATGGACAAGTGAAGATTAA